A part of Capsicum annuum cultivar UCD-10X-F1 chromosome 6, UCD10Xv1.1, whole genome shotgun sequence genomic DNA contains:
- the LOC107875676 gene encoding pentatricopeptide repeat-containing protein At4g21300-like, with amino-acid sequence MNSGMFTQPQLETRPNSCSITNIFHHICNSKNLKSIKVFHAHLITTGLIFISPNPQFKLISTSATSLQTLNNFFKFLQPKKNPLLLNSILSHFSKNGFHSLTLHTFSFMHCSGIDIDSYTLCSSITASSAMKNVKYGQMMHTLVRKSGWLSSVYVGCALVDLYAKSSCIKNAAMMFDEMPVRNTVCMNALLSGYSEAKMWMEGLALVRKMPCFNLCFDNFTFSAALRACVGLSAFEFGKQVHGCVIRKVHDMESDAFLQSLLVEMYGKCGLVDKARHVFDMVGFRYGERKKDVVLWTSMLGVCGRNGKFDEAISLFNDMVMEGIKPDCIALLTVLSACSHTGHVNRGMQYFESMASRYGLEPSPEHYSCVIDLLCRAGELDRAWNLITDLSYKENDNFTVTMWGTLLSACHNFDNVELGKLAAQRALDLDPHNDGVYVLLSNMYARNSMWNEIEILREQIKEKGLKKDIGHSLVDITR; translated from the coding sequence ATGAATTCAGGCATGTTCACTCAACCCCAGTTGGAAACAAGACCAAATTCTTGTTCCATCACTAACATATTTCACCATATTTGCAACTCAAAGAATCTCAAATCCATTAAAGTATTTCATGCGCACCTAATTACAACTGGCTTAATCTTCATCTCTCCTAATCCTCAGTTCAAACTCATATCAACATCCGCAACTTCACTTCAGACCTTAAACAATTTCTTCAAATTCCTCCAACCCAAAAAAAACCCTTTGCTCTTAAATTCaattctttctcatttttcaaaaaatgggTTTCATTCTCTTACTCTTCATACATTCTCTTTCATGCATTGTAGTGGCATTGACATTGATTCATACACGCTGTGTAGCTCAATTACAGCTTCATCTGCGATGAAGAATGTAAAATATGGGCAAATGATGCATACCCTTGTGCGGAAATCGGGTTGGCTTTCTAGTGTTTATGTGGGGTGTGCTTTAGTTGATTTGTATGCGAAATCCTCGTGTATCAAGAATGCAGCTATGATGTTCGATGAAATGCCTGTTAGGAATACTGTGTGCATGAATGCACTTCTTTCGGGTTATTCTGAAGCTAAGATGTGGATGGAGGGACTGGCACTGGTGAGGAAGATGCCATGTTTTAATCTATGTTTTGATAATTTTACTTTTTCGGCTGCTTTGCGTGCTTGCGTTGGGCTCTCTGCATTTGAGTTTGGCAAGCAGGTCCATGGATGTGTTATTCGAAAAGTTCATGACATGGAATCTGATGCGTTTCTACAAAGCTTGTTGGTTGAAATGTATGGTAAATGTGGGTTAGTCGATAAGGCTAGGCATGTTTTCGACATGGTAGGCTTTAGATACGGAGAAAGAAAGAAGGATGTTGTTCTTTGGACATCAATGCTCGGTGTTTGCGGAAGAAATGGGAAATTTGATGAAGCGATTAGTTTGTTTAATGACATGGTAATGGAAGGAATCAAACCAGATTGTATAGCGTTATTGACTGTTCTCTCTGCGTGTAGTCACACTGGCCATGTAAATCGTGGAATGCAGTATTTCGAATCAATGGCATCTCGTTACGGTTTGGAACCCAGTCCCGAGCACTACAGTTGTGTGATTGATTTACTGTGTCGTGCAGGTGAGTTGGATAGAGCATGGAATTTAATCACAGACTTATCTTACAAAGAGAATGATAATTTCACTGTTACCATGTGGGGGACCTTGCTTAGCGCCTGCCATAATTTTGACAACGTCGAACTAGGTAAATTAGCTGCTCAAAGGGCACTGGATTTGGACCCTCATAATGATGGGGTTTATGTTCTGCTATCGAACATGTATGCCAGGAACAGCATGTGGAATGAAATTGAAATATTGAGGGAACAGATAAAAGAGAAGGGATTAAAGAAAGACATAGGACATAGTTTAGTAGATATAACTAGATGA
- the LOC107875678 gene encoding aluminum-activated malate transporter 2-like gives MTVVENQEVAECGCFLNAWLWFNKFVKKLMFKVVDNAKSAKKLGKEDPRRIVHSLKVGFTITLVSLFYYFEPKFHYEGFGVSAMWAVLTVVLVFEFTVGATLGRAINRGVATFLGASLAGGVHRLACFSSSKTLEPILLGIFLFSIAAIVSYLRFLPKLKARYDYGVLIFILTFSLVSVSGYHDKQVLEIAHTRLSTILIGCASALVVCIFICPVWAGEELHNKISSNLEKLGSFLEVFGTEYLNTAHGADSEQKGSDLQGYKSVLNSKSSEEVLANFAKWEPRHGKFRYRHPWAQYLEIGGTARDCAYRIHALNAYLNYETQIEQEIRTRIQEPCMKVSTECGHVLKALSLAMKTMTYPLTIMVHIDNAKLAAENLKTLLHTNSSWEDINFSDVIPLATVASLLIDIVSYTIKMVESFDQLATLARFKKTNRFAPVRIRTGSWKRKRVMPEPSTENVHHHTIAAE, from the exons ATGACTGTTGTTGAAAATCAAGAAGTTGCTGAGTGTGGATGTTTCCTTAATGCATGGCTTTGGTTCAACAAATTTGTAAAGAAGTTAATGTTTAAGGTTGTTGATAATGCAAAAAGTGCAAAgaaattaggaaaagaagatcctCGAAGAATTGTTCATTCTCTCAAAGTAGGATTTACCATAACTCTAGTCTCACTCTTCTACTATTTCGAACCTAAATTTCACTACGAAGGTTTTGGTGTTTCTGCAATGTGGGCTGTTCTCACTGTCGTCCTCGTCTTCGAATTTACTGTTG GAGCAACACTTGGAAGagctataaatagaggggttgcAACATTTTTAGGTGCTTCACTAGCTGGTGGAGTTCATCGTTTAGCTTGTTTCTCTAGCTCAAAGACATTGGAACCTATTTTACTTGGGATTTTTCTCTTCTCGATTG CTGCAATTGTGTCATATTTGAGATTTCTGCCAAAATTGAAGGCAAGATATGACTATGgtgtccttatttttattttgacattCTCATTGGTGTCTGTTTCGGGGTATCACGATAAACAAGTGTTGGAAATTGCGCATACGAGGTTGTCCACAATTCTTATAGGATGTGCTTCTGCTTTAGTTGTTTGCATTTTCATATGTCCTGTTTGGGCTGGTGAAGAACTTCACAACAAAATTTCCTCCAATCTTGAAAAACTTGGATCTTTTCTTGAAG TGTTTGGGACTGAATACTTGAACACCGCACATGGGGCAGACAGTGAACAAAAGGGATCGGATCTGCAGGGATATAAAAGTGTGCTTAATTCAAAAAGCTCTGAAGAAGTACTG GCTAATTTTGCAAAATGGGAGCCTAGGCATGGAAAATTTAGGTATCGCCATCCTTGGGCTCAATATTTGGAAATTGGTGGCACTGCTAGAGATTGTGCTTACCGAATTCACGCCCTAAATGCCTATCTTAACTATGAAACTCAG ATTGAACAGGAAATTAGAACTAGAATTCAAGAACCATGCATGAAGGTGAGTACAGAATGTGGTCATGTTTTGAAAGCATTATCATTggctatgaagacaatgacataTCCACTCACCATTATGGTCCACATTGACAATGCAAAACTTGCTGCTGAAAATCTCAAAACCTTGCTCCACACAAATAGTTCATGGGAAGATATAAATTTTTCTGATGTCATTCCACTTGCCACAGTAGCTTCATTACTCATAGACATAGTTTCTTATACAATAAAGATGGTGGAATCATTTGATCAACTTGCTACCTTAGCAAGATTCAAGAAGACTAATCGATTTGCCCCAGTAAGAATACGAACTGGTAGTTGGAAAAGGAAAAGAGTAATGCCAGAGCCAAGTACAGAAAATGTACATCATCACACTATTGCAGCGGAGTGA
- the LOC107875675 gene encoding transcription factor LHW isoform X2: MGYLLKEVLKTLCGVNQWSYAVFWKIGCQNTKLLIWEESYYETSTFSNIRGTSGVENPELAFQDWSACWVSGGVQNPQLLNQAGENLHFLVNKMMMDNQFNLVGEGLVGRAAVTGNHQWILSKDLSRDVHPPEVLKELCQQFSAGMQTISVIPVLPHGVVQFGSYLHIMENTGFMEDVKTLISQLGCVPGVLLSDENATKEPVLETSRPVYLGSSVSTEYCGRAKVMNSASIINTGNLVEKPEGFIGQASSSLADATFQNSNVTQSFTDCHDNHFHKKISPQVKPCMYLNSQLTNNVIKPEAIPPNPDIWTKQQALQYIPKPPFCQESSFGSSILDSGSIMLTDQQISGENSLAKSNLSLPHGFGSSQARSDHVLMSKFYENSVPHPSFLADASRPPHKITTCTENIGNGLPVGSSELKASSKYDVNHVINNYSLDGQGAEYLLDGSKRMVENDLFQALGIMLTQNEQPNSSECNQDAYNEKNEHRVRNPLFDGAYGAQSQSGDDLFDVLGANFKNRLLNGSWNNEQCNEPDSSTKDWIKNSSTSAINREASSTINQGNSDSCMFSMTGFDRILDTMVSNRSCKQSLDDNVSSRTTITNLSSSSAPNASCSYNRFGVSSQIQGEQFGSPKPLSKSGAVSSCSFRSECSKENTGMYSQSSSIYGSTISSWMESGYDTKPSSSVSTGYSKKPDETSKTTRKRLKPGENPRPRPKDRQMIQDRVKELREIVPNGAKCSIDALFERTIKHMLFLQSVTKHADKLKQTGESKIISKEGGLLLKDNLEGGATWAYEVGSQSMVCPIIVEDLNQPRQMLVEMLCEERGVFLEIADIIRGLGLTILKGVMETRNDKIWAQFAVEANRDVTRMEIFISLVRLLEQTTAKGGAEPANAADNNTAMVRSFHQAASIPSTGRACSLL, translated from the exons ATGGGGTACTTGTTGAAAGAGGTTTTGAAAACTCTGTGTGGAGTGAACCAGTGGTCTTATGCTGTTTTTTGGAAGATTGGTTGCCAAAATACCAA GCTTTTAATTTGGGAAGAATCTTATTATGAAACTTCAACATTCTCTAATATTCGTGGAACTTCTGGAGTTGAGAATCCAGAGCTAGCTTTTCAAGATTGGAGTGCTTGTTGGGTTTCTGGTGGGGTTCAAAATCCTCAGCTTCTGAATCAAGCAGGGGAGAACTTGCATTTTCTTGTAAACAAAATGATGATGGACAATCAGTTCAATCTAGTAGGAGAAGG ACTAGTTGGCCGGGCTGCAGTCACTGGGAACCATCAATGGATTCTTTCAAAGGATTTAAGTAGAGATGTTCATCCACCAGAG GTTTTGAAAGAACTCTGCCAACAATTTTCAGCTGGCATGCAG ACAATTTCAGTTATACCTGTTCTTCCCCATGGTGTTGTTCAATTTGGTTCATACTTGCAC ATAATGGAGAATACGGGATTTATGGAGGATGTGAAAACACTAATAAGTCAACTAGGATGTGTCCCTGGTGTTTTATTGTCTGATGAGAATGCAACAAAAGAACCTGTGCTAGAAACTTCCAGACCAGTTTACCTTGGGAGTTCAGTCTCAACGGaatattgtgggagagccaaaGTAATGAACTCCGCTTCAATAATCAACACGGGTAACTTAGTTGAAAAGCCAGAGGGTTTCATTGGTcaagcttcttcttctttggctGATGCAACGTTTCAAAACTCCAATGTCACTCAAAGTTTTACTGACTGCCATGACAACCACTTTCACAAGAAAATTTCGCCACAAGTGAAACCATGCATGTATTTGAACAGCCAGCTGACAAATAATGTGATCAAACCTGAGGCAATTCCTCCAAACCCCGACATATGGACGAAGCAGCAGGCTTTGCAGTACATTCCAAAGCCACCATTCTGTCAGGAATCTTCTTTTGGCTCATCAATTCTAGATAGTGGCAGCATAATGTTAACTGATCAACAGATCTCTGGTGAAAATAGTCTTGCGAAAAGCAATTTATCTCTGCCACATGGCTTTGGATCATCTCAGGCAAGATCCGATCATGTTCTGATGTCCAAATTTTATGAAAACTCGGTTCCACATCCCAGTTTTCTCGCAGATGCCAGCAGACCACCACACAAAATCACCACTTGCACAGAGAATATTGGAAATGGGCTTCCAGTTGGTTCTTCTGAATTGAAGGCATCTTCTAAATATGATGTGAACCATGTGATTAATAATTATTCTTTGGATGGGCAAGGTGCAGAATATTTGTTGGATGGGAGCAAAAGAATGGTAGAAAATGATTTGTTTCAAGCACTTGGCATTATGTTAACACAGAATGAGCAGCCAAATTCAAGTGAGTGCAATCAGGATGCTTATAATGAAAAGAATGAACACAGAGTGCGGAATCCCTTATTTGACGGTGCATATGGAGCTCAAAGTCAGTCAGGGGATGACTTGTTTGATGTTTTGGGTGCTAATTTTAAGAACAGACTACTGAATGGCAGCTGGAACAATGAGCAATGTAATGAACCAGACTCAAGCACAAAGGATTGGATTAAGAATAGCTCGACTTCTGCAATAAATCGGGAGGCTTCTTCTACCATCAACCAAGGAAACTCAGATAGTTGTATGTTCTCCATGACTGGTTTTGACCGTATTTTAGATACTATGGTGTCAAATCGTTCTTGTAAGCAGAGCTTGGATGACAATGTTTCTAGCCGTACAACGATTACAAATTTGAGCAGCTCCTCTGCCCCTAATGCTTCATGTTCCTATAACCGATTTGGGGTCTCCAGTCAAATTCAGGGAGAGCAATTTGGGTCTCCCAAGCCACTTTCAAAATCAGGAGCAGTGAGTTCTTGTTCATTCAGATCTGAGTGCTCCAAAGAAAACACAGGAATGTATTCTCAAAGTAGTTCAATTTATGGATCAACGATCAGTTCATGGATGGAAAGTGGTTATGACACAAAGCCGTCAAGCAGTGTTTCAACTGGCTATTCTAAAAAGCCAGATGAAACGAGCAAAACAACTCGCAAAAGGCTTAAACCAGGAGAGAATCCTAGGCCAAGGCCAAAAGATAGGCAAATGATCCAAGATCGCGTAAAGGAACTTCGAGAAATTGTGCCTAATGGAGCAAAG TGTAGCATTGATGCACTGTTCGAACGCACAATCAAACACATGCTTTTCTTGCAAAGTGTCACCAAACATGCAGACAAACTAAAGCAAACTGGAGAGTCAAAG ATTATCAGTAAGGAAGGAGGATTGCTTTTAAAGGATAATCTTGAAGGCGGAGCAACGTGGGCATATGAAGTAGGTTCGCAGTCTATGGTCTGCCCTATTATAGTTGAGGATCTGAATCAACCTCGTCAAATGCTTGTCGAG ATGCTTTGCGAGGAACGGGGCGTATTTTTGGAAATAGCTGACATTATAAGAGGATTGGGCTTGACTATCTTGAAGGGGGTGATGGAAACAAGGAATGACAAAATATGGGCACAATTTGCTGTAGAG GCAAACAGAGATGTCACAAGGATGGAGATATTCATCTCACTCGTTCGCCTCTTGGAGCAAACAACAGCAAAAGGTGGAGCCGAACCTGCCAATGCTGCTGATAACAACACGGCAATGGTACGTTCGTTCCACCAAGCAGCCTCAATACCTTCAACTGGTAGAGCTTGTAGTTTGCTGTGA
- the LOC107875675 gene encoding transcription factor LHW isoform X1, protein MGYLLKEVLKTLCGVNQWSYAVFWKIGCQNTKLLIWEESYYETSTFSNIRGTSGVENPELAFQDWSACWVSGGVQNPQLLNQAGENLHFLVNKMMMDNQFNLVGEGLVGRAAVTGNHQWILSKDLSRDVHPPEVLKELCQQFSAGMQTISVIPVLPHGVVQFGSYLHSFLLPQIMENTGFMEDVKTLISQLGCVPGVLLSDENATKEPVLETSRPVYLGSSVSTEYCGRAKVMNSASIINTGNLVEKPEGFIGQASSSLADATFQNSNVTQSFTDCHDNHFHKKISPQVKPCMYLNSQLTNNVIKPEAIPPNPDIWTKQQALQYIPKPPFCQESSFGSSILDSGSIMLTDQQISGENSLAKSNLSLPHGFGSSQARSDHVLMSKFYENSVPHPSFLADASRPPHKITTCTENIGNGLPVGSSELKASSKYDVNHVINNYSLDGQGAEYLLDGSKRMVENDLFQALGIMLTQNEQPNSSECNQDAYNEKNEHRVRNPLFDGAYGAQSQSGDDLFDVLGANFKNRLLNGSWNNEQCNEPDSSTKDWIKNSSTSAINREASSTINQGNSDSCMFSMTGFDRILDTMVSNRSCKQSLDDNVSSRTTITNLSSSSAPNASCSYNRFGVSSQIQGEQFGSPKPLSKSGAVSSCSFRSECSKENTGMYSQSSSIYGSTISSWMESGYDTKPSSSVSTGYSKKPDETSKTTRKRLKPGENPRPRPKDRQMIQDRVKELREIVPNGAKCSIDALFERTIKHMLFLQSVTKHADKLKQTGESKIISKEGGLLLKDNLEGGATWAYEVGSQSMVCPIIVEDLNQPRQMLVEMLCEERGVFLEIADIIRGLGLTILKGVMETRNDKIWAQFAVEANRDVTRMEIFISLVRLLEQTTAKGGAEPANAADNNTAMVRSFHQAASIPSTGRACSLL, encoded by the exons ATGGGGTACTTGTTGAAAGAGGTTTTGAAAACTCTGTGTGGAGTGAACCAGTGGTCTTATGCTGTTTTTTGGAAGATTGGTTGCCAAAATACCAA GCTTTTAATTTGGGAAGAATCTTATTATGAAACTTCAACATTCTCTAATATTCGTGGAACTTCTGGAGTTGAGAATCCAGAGCTAGCTTTTCAAGATTGGAGTGCTTGTTGGGTTTCTGGTGGGGTTCAAAATCCTCAGCTTCTGAATCAAGCAGGGGAGAACTTGCATTTTCTTGTAAACAAAATGATGATGGACAATCAGTTCAATCTAGTAGGAGAAGG ACTAGTTGGCCGGGCTGCAGTCACTGGGAACCATCAATGGATTCTTTCAAAGGATTTAAGTAGAGATGTTCATCCACCAGAG GTTTTGAAAGAACTCTGCCAACAATTTTCAGCTGGCATGCAG ACAATTTCAGTTATACCTGTTCTTCCCCATGGTGTTGTTCAATTTGGTTCATACTTGCAC TCGTTTTTGTTGCCTCAGATAATGGAGAATACGGGATTTATGGAGGATGTGAAAACACTAATAAGTCAACTAGGATGTGTCCCTGGTGTTTTATTGTCTGATGAGAATGCAACAAAAGAACCTGTGCTAGAAACTTCCAGACCAGTTTACCTTGGGAGTTCAGTCTCAACGGaatattgtgggagagccaaaGTAATGAACTCCGCTTCAATAATCAACACGGGTAACTTAGTTGAAAAGCCAGAGGGTTTCATTGGTcaagcttcttcttctttggctGATGCAACGTTTCAAAACTCCAATGTCACTCAAAGTTTTACTGACTGCCATGACAACCACTTTCACAAGAAAATTTCGCCACAAGTGAAACCATGCATGTATTTGAACAGCCAGCTGACAAATAATGTGATCAAACCTGAGGCAATTCCTCCAAACCCCGACATATGGACGAAGCAGCAGGCTTTGCAGTACATTCCAAAGCCACCATTCTGTCAGGAATCTTCTTTTGGCTCATCAATTCTAGATAGTGGCAGCATAATGTTAACTGATCAACAGATCTCTGGTGAAAATAGTCTTGCGAAAAGCAATTTATCTCTGCCACATGGCTTTGGATCATCTCAGGCAAGATCCGATCATGTTCTGATGTCCAAATTTTATGAAAACTCGGTTCCACATCCCAGTTTTCTCGCAGATGCCAGCAGACCACCACACAAAATCACCACTTGCACAGAGAATATTGGAAATGGGCTTCCAGTTGGTTCTTCTGAATTGAAGGCATCTTCTAAATATGATGTGAACCATGTGATTAATAATTATTCTTTGGATGGGCAAGGTGCAGAATATTTGTTGGATGGGAGCAAAAGAATGGTAGAAAATGATTTGTTTCAAGCACTTGGCATTATGTTAACACAGAATGAGCAGCCAAATTCAAGTGAGTGCAATCAGGATGCTTATAATGAAAAGAATGAACACAGAGTGCGGAATCCCTTATTTGACGGTGCATATGGAGCTCAAAGTCAGTCAGGGGATGACTTGTTTGATGTTTTGGGTGCTAATTTTAAGAACAGACTACTGAATGGCAGCTGGAACAATGAGCAATGTAATGAACCAGACTCAAGCACAAAGGATTGGATTAAGAATAGCTCGACTTCTGCAATAAATCGGGAGGCTTCTTCTACCATCAACCAAGGAAACTCAGATAGTTGTATGTTCTCCATGACTGGTTTTGACCGTATTTTAGATACTATGGTGTCAAATCGTTCTTGTAAGCAGAGCTTGGATGACAATGTTTCTAGCCGTACAACGATTACAAATTTGAGCAGCTCCTCTGCCCCTAATGCTTCATGTTCCTATAACCGATTTGGGGTCTCCAGTCAAATTCAGGGAGAGCAATTTGGGTCTCCCAAGCCACTTTCAAAATCAGGAGCAGTGAGTTCTTGTTCATTCAGATCTGAGTGCTCCAAAGAAAACACAGGAATGTATTCTCAAAGTAGTTCAATTTATGGATCAACGATCAGTTCATGGATGGAAAGTGGTTATGACACAAAGCCGTCAAGCAGTGTTTCAACTGGCTATTCTAAAAAGCCAGATGAAACGAGCAAAACAACTCGCAAAAGGCTTAAACCAGGAGAGAATCCTAGGCCAAGGCCAAAAGATAGGCAAATGATCCAAGATCGCGTAAAGGAACTTCGAGAAATTGTGCCTAATGGAGCAAAG TGTAGCATTGATGCACTGTTCGAACGCACAATCAAACACATGCTTTTCTTGCAAAGTGTCACCAAACATGCAGACAAACTAAAGCAAACTGGAGAGTCAAAG ATTATCAGTAAGGAAGGAGGATTGCTTTTAAAGGATAATCTTGAAGGCGGAGCAACGTGGGCATATGAAGTAGGTTCGCAGTCTATGGTCTGCCCTATTATAGTTGAGGATCTGAATCAACCTCGTCAAATGCTTGTCGAG ATGCTTTGCGAGGAACGGGGCGTATTTTTGGAAATAGCTGACATTATAAGAGGATTGGGCTTGACTATCTTGAAGGGGGTGATGGAAACAAGGAATGACAAAATATGGGCACAATTTGCTGTAGAG GCAAACAGAGATGTCACAAGGATGGAGATATTCATCTCACTCGTTCGCCTCTTGGAGCAAACAACAGCAAAAGGTGGAGCCGAACCTGCCAATGCTGCTGATAACAACACGGCAATGGTACGTTCGTTCCACCAAGCAGCCTCAATACCTTCAACTGGTAGAGCTTGTAGTTTGCTGTGA